The sequence TTGACTCTGCAAAAGATGGAACAGCAAAACAAATTATTAAAAACTTAAAAATAAAACCTGAAAAAATAATACAATTAGATAATTATAATTTAATGATTGAAACAAAAATAACCTTAGATAAATTGATATTAAAATTAGAAAAAAATAATTTAAAAAATTTGGCTTCAAACTTTGATTTAGAAAAAGATTTAAATCAAGAAATAAAAAAGATAGCAATTTTACCAGGAAGCGGGGGAATTGAAGCGGTTATTAATGCTAAAAAATTTAAAGCAAATTTAATTATTACTTCAGATTTAAAATGAAGCGATTGATTAGTTATAAAATCATTTAATAAAAAAGTAATTGTATTGGAAGTTGCTCACTTAATTGAAAGTGCCTTTATAAATAGAATTAGTGAAATATTAAAAAAACAAAATGACAAATTAGAAGTTTTTAATTTTTTTGAAAATGAAATAAAAATTAACTTTTAATAAAAAAGAGGGAAAATGATTAAATTGGGAAGTCATGTTTCTTTTAAAAAACCTGGATATTTACATGCTGCAATTACTGAATCGATTGCTAATGGTGCCAACTGTGCCATGATTTACATGGGAGCTCCACAAAGCACAATGCGCGCAAATGTGCAAAATTATCAATTATTTGAGTATTTAAGAGATTTTAAAGATATTATTAAACCCGAAGACATAATAGTTCATGCACCATATATTACAAATGCAGCAAGTGAAGAAAAATTTCAGTTTGCTAATAATTTTTTAATTCAAGAAATTGAAAGAATGAACTATATTGGAGCTAAATATTTAGTACTTCATCCGGGAGCTTATACTAAGTTTACTAAGCAAAGTGCTTTAAATCAACTGATTAAAAGTATTGATTATATTTTAGAAAATACTAAAGATGTAGAAATTATTTTAGAAACAATGGCTGGAAAAGGCACAGAAATCGGTACCACTTATGAAGATTTAATTTATGTTTTGGATAATGTTAAATCCAACAGAAAAGGTATTTGTTTAGATACTTGTCACGTTTGAGATGCAGGTTATAATTTGCACAATTATGATCAATTTATAGAAGATTTAAAAGATAAAAGAGTGTTAGAGTATTTAAAAGTAATTCACTTAAATGATTCAAAAAATGCTCTTTTTAGTAAAAAAGATCGTCACGAAAATATTGGTAAAGGATATATTGGAGTTGATATTTTAAAAAGGATTGTACATGATCCTTTATTTGATAATATACCTATAATTTTGGAAACACCATGGGTAGATAACAAACCTATTTATAAAGAAGAAATTAAATTACTTTTAGATAAATAAAAAAAGAATGAAAACGTTTTTTCATTCTTTTTTTATTTTATTCTTTGGAACAAAGCATCAGCTTTTTCTAAAATAACATTATCAAATTTTTCAAAATTCAAAATTTGATCTCAAGCTAAATTTATTTTTAGTTGCTGAACTACTTGCTGTGTTTTCTCATGTAAAATTGGTGATAACATTACACTAACTGCATAAATTCCGTTGATTAAAGTATTTAATACAACTTCTAATCGCTCTAAATTTTCTTTTAATTTTCAAGGTTGAGATAAATCAATATAATTATTCAATTCACTTGAAAGTGACATTGCAGTTGCAATAGCTTTATCAATTTCAAAGTCATCAAATCTAGCTTTGTATTCAGCACTTTTTTCTGTTATTTTTTCAAAGATATCTTTTTCTAGAACAGTAAATTTTTCAGGGAAATATTTTACAGGTTTACTAAATGATTGTTGAAACATTGCTACTGTTCTAGAAATTAAATTTCCATAATTATTTGCTAGTTTATTGTTATAAACTTCAACTAATTGTTTTTCATCAAAAATTCCATCATTTGAAAAATTAATTACTGCAACTAAATAGAATTTAATTATTTCAGGGTGAAACTTTTCTAATAGTTCAAGGGGATTGATAACATTGCCTTTTGATTTTGACATTTTTCCTTCAGGAGTAATTAATCAACCATGAGTAATAATTTTGGTAGGTAATTTAATATCTAAAGATTTTAGCATTGTAGGTCAATAAATACAGTGGAAACGGGCAATTTCTTTACCAACAATGTGCACAATTTCATCACCGTTAACTCAATATTTTTGATAATCTTGATCATTTTCAAGGCTGTAGTTTAAAGCTGTAAGATAGTTGAATAAAGCATCTAATCAAACATAAATAACATGTTTGGGATCTTGATCAATTTTGATTCCTCAATTAAAGGAAATTCTTGTAACTGATAATTGTTCCAAACCTTTATCAACGAAGTTTTTTGCAAGTTCATTAAGAATTTTTTTAGGAATAATAAAATCATTTTTAGGTTCAATTTCTTCTTTTCATCATTTTTCAAAAAGATCCATTTTAAAAAAATATGATTCTTCAGAAATTTCTTGTAATTCATGACCACTTAAAGGATGATAATATTTTCCATTCTCAAATTTAGCTTGCGTTTGAGTTAAAAATTCTTCATCATTAATTGAGTATAAACCTGTGTATTCACCTTTGTAGATATAGCCTTTTTCTAACATTTTGTTAAAGACATTTTTGACAATTTGTTTGTGTTTGGGGCTAGTTGTTCTAGAAAAATAATCATAATCAATTTTAGCTTTTTTTCAAAGTTGAACAAATTTTTCAACTTGCATATCAACATAATCTTGCTCTGACATTTTAAGTTCTGCAGCCTTTTTAGCAATTTTTTGTCCATGTTCATCTGATCCTGTTAAAAATTTAACATCATAACCCATCATTTTTTTATAGTTTTTAATTACTCAAGCAATTGTGGTTGTGTATAAATGTCCGATGTGTAAATCGCCTGATGGATAATAAATTGGTGTAGTAATGTAAAATGTTTTTTGTTTCATATCTTTATTTTCCCCTTACCTTAATTGGTTTATATAATGCTATAACAGTTTTCCGGTATCTGTGATCATTTTTATCTATGGGATGAAGATAAATATTATTTTCAAATTTTGTTCCTCACCCTGAATTAAAACGTGCTTCAATCAAAGCAAATTTAGCTTTTTTATCTTCTCGAGGATGCACCATCTGTAACCTTTTAGGTTCAAAATTGTATTTACGCATTAAAAAAATACAATCAATTAAACGTTCTACTGGAAGTACTAAAGCTAAATAACCCTTTTGTTGAATAATTTTACTTGAACCTAAAATTATTTGTTCCAAATTTAATTTAACTTCATGAGTAGCAATTAATATTTCATCATTAGAACTAATTCTTTGTAAATTATTTTCAATTTTATAAAAAGGTGGATTACAAACAATGGCATCGTACTTTTTAGCTTGTTGTTTACTATGATCTTTGTAAAAATCATTGAAATCTTGATTAATTAAATGAATATTTTTAATTTGATTTAATTCTAAATTTTTTTGCGCCAATTCATAAGCTTTTTTTTGAATTTCAATTGCATCAATTTTTAAATTATTTTTTCTTTTACTAATAAAGATTGATAAAGCACCGTTATTAGTTCCAATTTCCAAAATTTTTTCAACTTTACTATTAATAGTTAAAAAATTACCAAGCAAAATTGTGTCTACAGAGTAATTAAACATATTTTTATCTTGATAAACATATAAATCAGAATCATAACCTAATGAATTTTTTATGATCTTTTGTTTCAAAGTAAAGCCGCCTCTCAGTATAAATCATTTATATTTTAATATAAGGGTAATTTAATCAAATGATTTTATTCACCTTTATTTAATCTCTTTCGTATTTTCTTTCAATTAATTTCATATTTTTCAACTATTTCTCAAAATTTTTTAGAGTGATTAGCTTCAAAATAGTGCGCTAGTTCATGGGCAACTACATACTTAATTTTTTCCAAATCATGATGTACTAGCTTGAAATTATAATAAATATTTTTTTTATTAACATGATTTGTTGCTCAACTATTTTTTTTCTTACGAATGTTAATTTTATGTTCTGGAACTTTCATAATTTTTTGGTAAGTATCGTGAAAAATTTGCAGTTTGTTTTTTAGTTGCCCAGCTAAAAAAATATTAATTTTATCTGTAATATATTCTTTTTCTAATTTTTTAATCAAAATTTTATACTCAATTATTTCCTTATCTCTATAAATACCTAAGAATGTTTTATCATTTAAAACAATTATTTTATATTTATATTTTTGGCCAAACAAATAAAAAAATGATTATTTAAATCAATCATTTCTTCTATTTGTTCTTGTTTTTGTAAAATAGCAACAAATTTTTCAATATGGATATTACAAAATTTTTCTAAATCTTTTGAGTAGCATAAGTACCAACTCTTAAATATATTTGTTTATTTTTAATTTTTAAACTTGTAGTTTTGTTTTTTGTATAAATAAATTGAATGGAATATTCTTTATGATTATCATTTTCATTAAAGTAAGTAATTTTTGAAATTTTGTTGTTAACTTTAGTTATAAAATAATTCAAATTTTTGTTGATCCTTTTTATTTTTTGTTTGAGCAGCTAAAATTTTTAATTGCAATTTTTTCATATCTTGTTTTGACATTGTAATTTTCAAATTTTTATAAACTTCTCACATTGTGTCAGAAATTTCTGATTCTTTAATTAATAAAACATGTTCAGGCACATGACTTACCCGTAATGCTTTGATTCGATCAGCATAAATGATCATGGATAAAATAGGAATACCTCTTTTATTAATAACATTTAAAATATGATCAATGTGTTTTTCGTTTTGTATAATAGGATTGTTTATTTCAAATTCTTTATCATGAATTTTTTTTATTAATTTTGGTTGATTTCCAATTCCTAAAAGAGTACCACTCATTGATTTCATTTCAACTACAATTACTGCACGAGAAGTAATTAAGATTCCATCAATTTCAAACAAAATATTTTTATTAATTTTGTAAAGTGAGCCATCAATTCAAATAGAATTGTTAACTTGTGCTCACTTTTCTAATTTTTGGCTAATTTCTACCTCAGCTAATTTCCCAATTTTATATATTTCAGACTTTTGACTGCCAAAGTGAACATTTAAATAAATAAAAGTAGTAAGTAAAAATAAGAAAACTAACAGGCCTAAAATGG comes from Mycoplasma iguanae and encodes:
- a CDS encoding nuclease-related domain-containing protein, which translates into the protein MEVFYIIFTILGLLVFLFLLTTFIYLNVHFGSQKSEIYKIGKLAEVEISQKLEKWAQVNNSIWIDGSLYKINKNILFEIDGILITSRAVIVVEMKSMSGTLLGIGNQPKLIKKIHDKEFEINNPIIQNEKHIDHILNVINKRGIPILSMIIYADRIKALRVSHVPEHVLLIKESEISDTMWEVYKNLKITMSKQDMKKLQLKILAAQTKNKKDQQKFELFYN
- a CDS encoding deoxyribonuclease IV — translated: MIKLGSHVSFKKPGYLHAAITESIANGANCAMIYMGAPQSTMRANVQNYQLFEYLRDFKDIIKPEDIIVHAPYITNAASEEKFQFANNFLIQEIERMNYIGAKYLVLHPGAYTKFTKQSALNQLIKSIDYILENTKDVEIILETMAGKGTEIGTTYEDLIYVLDNVKSNRKGICLDTCHVWDAGYNLHNYDQFIEDLKDKRVLEYLKVIHLNDSKNALFSKKDRHENIGKGYIGVDILKRIVHDPLFDNIPIILETPWVDNKPIYKEEIKLLLDK
- the metG gene encoding methionine--tRNA ligase — its product is MKQKTFYITTPIYYPSGDLHIGHLYTTTIAWVIKNYKKMMGYDVKFLTGSDEHGQKIAKKAAELKMSEQDYVDMQVEKFVQLWKKAKIDYDYFSRTTSPKHKQIVKNVFNKMLEKGYIYKGEYTGLYSINDEEFLTQTQAKFENGKYYHPLSGHELQEISEESYFFKMDLFEKWWKEEIEPKNDFIIPKKILNELAKNFVDKGLEQLSVTRISFNWGIKIDQDPKHVIYVWLDALFNYLTALNYSLENDQDYQKYWVNGDEIVHIVGKEIARFHCIYWPTMLKSLDIKLPTKIITHGWLITPEGKMSKSKGNVINPLELLEKFHPEIIKFYLVAVINFSNDGIFDEKQLVEVYNNKLANNYGNLISRTVAMFQQSFSKPVKYFPEKFTVLEKDIFEKITEKSAEYKARFDDFEIDKAIATAMSLSSELNNYIDLSQPWKLKENLERLEVVLNTLINGIYAVSVMLSPILHEKTQQVVQQLKINLAWDQILNFEKFDNVILEKADALFQRIK
- a CDS encoding Nif3-like dinuclear metal center hexameric protein; this encodes MNIINFLNKKYPLENAEKWDPVGFSFHFHDNFKKILVCLDVTEDVLKFAQDNKVDTIISHHPFLFYETLKEEYAKAPYKRKMVKKIKESKINIFAIHTNFDSAKDGTAKQIIKNLKIKPEKIIQLDNYNLMIETKITLDKLILKLEKNNLKNLASNFDLEKDLNQEIKKIAILPGSGGIEAVINAKKFKANLIITSDLKWSDWLVIKSFNKKVIVLEVAHLIESAFINRISEILKKQNDKLEVFNFFENEIKINF
- a CDS encoding tRNA1(Val) (adenine(37)-N6)-methyltransferase, producing MKQKIIKNSLGYDSDLYVYQDKNMFNYSVDTILLGNFLTINSKVEKILEIGTNNGALSIFISKRKNNLKIDAIEIQKKAYELAQKNLELNQIKNIHLINQDFNDFYKDHSKQQAKKYDAIVCNPPFYKIENNLQRISSNDEILIATHEVKLNLEQIILGSSKIIQQKGYLALVLPVERLIDCIFLMRKYNFEPKRLQMVHPREDKKAKFALIEARFNSGWGTKFENNIYLHPIDKNDHRYRKTVIALYKPIKVRGK
- a CDS encoding M48 family metallopeptidase encodes the protein MFGQKYKYKIIVLNDKTFLGIYRDKEIIEYKILIKKLEKEYITDKINIFLAGQLKNKLQIFHDTYQKIMKVPEHKINIRKKKNSWATNHVNKKNIYYNFKLVHHDLEKIKYVVAHELAHYFEANHSKKFWEIVEKYEINWKKIRKRLNKGE